One stretch of Arachis hypogaea cultivar Tifrunner chromosome 20, arahy.Tifrunner.gnm2.J5K5, whole genome shotgun sequence DNA includes these proteins:
- the LOC112786305 gene encoding uncharacterized protein yields MVTSAIELSQYDLQYEPRHAIKAQAMTDFLVEVTGGSAEATSIQWRLHIDGASNQTFEGVGIILENPTGAIYEQSIKFKFSVSNNQAEYEALLGGLILAREVGATRLEVCSDSQVITSQVNGTYQARDSLLQKYLEKVKELTKQFKEVTIQHVPRERNTRADLLSKLASTKPGAGNRGKLSDDEKAAKALKREAAKYATIQGQLLRKGLSQPLLKCLHPDQTDYVLREVHEGCCGHYIGGKALERKLIRAGYYWPSMMDDSKEFVKRYVKFQENANFHKAPASELSLLTSSRPFSQWGVDLLGPFPVGLGQIKYLIVAINYYTKWIEASHWLVITRFGILEVVISDNGTQFTDKKFVEFLAGLGIKQKFSSVEHLQTNGQVEAANKVILLGLKKRLDNKKGRMG; encoded by the exons ATGGTGACTTCGGCCATCGAGTTGTCCCAATACGACTTGCAATATGAACCCAGGCATGCGATCAAGGCACAGGCCATGACCGACTTCTTGGTGGAAGTAACAGGGGGCTCAGCCGAGGCAACAAGCATACAGTGGAGGCTCCACATAGATGGGGCCTCCAACCAGACGTTCGAAGGTGTCGGGATCATCTTGGAGAACCCCACTGGAGCCATATATGAACAGTCGATCAAGTTCAAGTTTTCGGTATCAAACAATCAAGCAGAGTACGAGGCCCTTCTAGGCGGCCTAATCTTAGCACGAGAAGTCGGCGCCACCAGGCTAGAAGTATGTAGTGACTCGCAGGTCATCACTTCTCAAGTCAACGGGACCTACCAGGCCAGAGACTCCTTGTTACAGAAATATCTGGAGAAGGTTAAAGAGCTGACCAAACAATTTAAGGAGGTCACGATCCAACACGTTccgagagaaaggaacacacgggcagacctcctgtCCAAGCTAGCAAGCACAAAACCAGGGGCCGGCAACCG CGGCAAGCTCTCCGACGACGAAAAGGCGGCCAAAGCATTGAAGAGGGAGGCGGCCAAATACGCGACCATACAAGGGCAGTTGCTTAGAAAGGGACTTAGCCAACCTTTGTTGAAGTGCTTACACCCTGACCAAACGGACTATGTGCTTAGAGAGGTCCATGAGGGATGCTGTGGTCATTACATCGGTGGCAAAGCCCTAGAAAGAAAGCTCATCAGAGCTGGTTATTACTGGCCATCAATGATGGATGATTCCAAAGAATTCGTGAAGAGATACGTCAAGTTCCAGGAGAACGCCAATTTCCATAAGGCACCGGCTTCCGAGCTAAGCCTGTTGACGTCCTCCCGACCTTTCTCAcagtggggagtcgacctcttgggaCCTTTCCCAGTTGGTCTAGGGCAAATCAAGTACCTCATTGTTGCTATCAACTACTACACCAAGTGGATAGAGGCCAGCCACTGGCTA GTGATAACCCGATTTGGCATCCTAGAAGTCGTTATCTCTGATAACGGGACGCAGTTCACCGACAAAAAGTTCGTAGAGTTCCTCGCCGGTTTGGGCATAAAGCAAAAGTTCTCGTCCGTAGAGCACCTCCAGACGAACGGCCAAGTTGAAGCCGCAAACAAGGTCATCTTGCTAGGCCTCAAGAAGCGGCTTGACAATAAAAAAGGGCGCATGGGCTGA